Genomic window (Staphylococcus debuckii):
TTATAGACCAATGCCGGCTAGATTAAGAAAAGTAGAATTAGAATTATCGAGCCCGGAAACAATACATTTCGACATGGAACTGTTATTGCAAGAATATAATGAAGTTAAGATGGACACTAGAAAAATCGCTGAGTTTCACAGTAAATTTGAAAAGATCCATACATTCCATGATGGAAATGGCAGAGTAGGGCGCTTTATTATTCTAAAACAATGTTTAGATAACGACGTAGATTTAATAGTTGTGCACAGTGAATATGAAAAAGAGTATAAAGATGCGCTTTACATTGCTCAAACTGGCAATGGTATTGATGCATTAGTCAATATATTTGAAAAATCTCAAAGAAGATTTGAGAAGACTATTAGGAAAATGATGAAGAATCTAGATATATATAATTGATTAGAAAGGATATGACTTTGACGTGTCTACAGTGTGTCTTTTTTATAAAAAAAGCACAGAATTTTAGACACATTGTGCTTAAAAATTTTTAGGCGATTCTAATAGATTCCAAGTAAGGAAAGTTATAAAAATTAAAAAACAGCCGCAAAACCTTATGTATCAAGGGATTTAGAACAAAATAAAAAATAGCTAGAACCCATTGATATAACGGATTCTAACTATTTCTAAGTAATTAACGGAAACGGAGGGATTCGAACCCTCGCGCCGCTCTCGCGACCTACACCCTTAGCAGGGGCGCCTCTTCAGCCAACTTGAGTACGTTTCCAATGGCTCCACAGGTAGGACTCGAACCTACGACCGATCGGTTAACAGCCGATAGCTCTACCACTGAGCTACTGTGGATTAATCTGATTTATTCAAGCACAAGTACTATTATATCAATCACTTTAAAATTTTCAAGAGAAAATAACGAAAAATATGCGGAATATTTACACCAAATTAATATGAATATCCCGCATATTAACTTACTACTATAAATTTTAATTACAGCTATGATTTGTTGGATTGATTGATAACCAGGTACTTGCAAAGCGTTTCATAAACATCTAGTGACGGCTTAGAATAGTCGATTGGTTTTTCAGTATTCCACTTGATAGTTTTAACGCGTTTATTAATGAGATGTTCGTAATAAATGGCATTTTTATATTGATGATTGATAGTGCGGGATGTAACGGGTGCAGTAATAGATTGGCCATCAATAAAATTGATTTGAGTTTCTTTTGTACCTATTGACTTAATATCTTTTACATATTCAATGTTTATCCAAATATTTGATGGTGAACTGATAGATTGAGTAGAAAATAAGATGATTGAAATAATAGGTGAGAGTAAGATAGGGGGCTTGCTTTTGATATCTGTTAATCTGATCGTATCGGATCTTAAAATTGAAAATTTTGAGCCGTAGAACTTGCATGATTTTTCGAGAGCTTTCCTCGGGGAAATTTTCAAAATGCGCGGTTCCTTTTCGTAAGATAAAATTTGGGTGAGGGGGTAAGGTTCTCCTTCCATGATAATGGGCATAATAGCGATGTCGTTACGTTTGAAGATATAATGTTCTTCCATAGTCATTTCCTCCTATTAAGTTGT
Coding sequences:
- a CDS encoding Fic family protein translates to MKITGKHLFLLKKLNIGVYDRLKTEFLFHSNRLEGSMFSKEEIMKLTIENRVIGSHKLNDIIETANSIEVFDFIAKIYNGQLSEKLLKEFHGILLNNSLNVFDSKLAGTYRPMPARLRKVELELSSPETIHFDMELLLQEYNEVKMDTRKIAEFHSKFEKIHTFHDGNGRVGRFIILKQCLDNDVDLIVVHSEYEKEYKDALYIAQTGNGIDALVNIFEKSQRRFEKTIRKMMKNLDIYN
- a CDS encoding competence protein ComK; translation: MEEHYIFKRNDIAIMPIIMEGEPYPLTQILSYEKEPRILKISPRKALEKSCKFYGSKFSILRSDTIRLTDIKSKPPILLSPIISIILFSTQSISSPSNIWINIEYVKDIKSIGTKETQINFIDGQSITAPVTSRTINHQYKNAIYYEHLINKRVKTIKWNTEKPIDYSKPSLDVYETLCKYLVINQSNKS